The genomic DNA TGATCACATTCATACAAAAAACACTAATcactaattatttttaaaactatagAAAGTAGCTAGTTATGAGCCAAATAATTGGTTGACTTGCAGTTTTATCATGCTCTTGTTTTCAATTATATCtatttaagtttcaaattcagtctttcaaaaaatttcatatctAGTATTTGAGAGTTACAAATATAACTTGTTAGGATGAACTTATATACATcgttaatgaattaaaaaaattctgctatttattacatatttaCCATTTATAATAATTTCCTTTTGTTGATACTTGATATTCACAGGATAACACAAAAGAAGTTTTGGGTTACCTTATTTTAAGCGAGGTAATTCCATTGTGCTTGAGCAACATGGAGATCGGAAATGAAATATCACAAACTGTTAGTTTCtctattcttatttttttaaagagtattTTGGTAAATGaactactatttttttactatttcattCTTTACTTTTCTGTGATCCATTTTTGTTGGGTATGTGATTAACACAATTTCATATGAAAGTTATCTTGTTCTAAATTTAAGTAGATATATTTTCTTGTTTATCTCTACAGGCTGCGACATttataattcataaaattttgTTCGATGATGATGGTTTGGCTTACGTTTGTGCTACAGCAGAGCGGTTTTTTGCAGTACGTCGAGTTTTGGACATGATGTTCGAAAGTCTTGACAAGCAACCCACACCTCGTCTTTTGAAGTTTATAATTCCTTGCTATGCTCGTTTGTCTGATGGTCGCCGGTTAGTTGAGCAATTCCATCATCTTAAATGCTcttaaatatgcattttttttaataatgtgtGCAACTTGTATGAATGCATgtgtatttttctaattttcaataaaacttcTTTCGTATTAAAGCAGGGCTGGCATTGCATTAGCAAACTCTCTTCCTAGTGTGTTTAGAGACACCATTTTTCTTAATCACCTTCGTGTAAGTATTTCGTTTCACATAACTATATACAAATTTGATTCATAACTTGTTTGATATAGATAGGATATGATTTAATGTTACAAGACCTGTTTttaacaccaacaacaatatcttttgaaaacaaatcaacaaaataaatatattacaaGACCTGCTAgcttaaaatttaataaaattttagtaCTACATGGTGGTTGGTGCCATGTTgttttatatatcaaaattttacgAGTTTATATACCAAATTAAGTGTTTTCGCCTAATTTTATATGTCTCCCAATGTTAttattaactatatatatatatatggtgatTCAACAATGTCCATACTAAATCAATGTTAAGGTTACAATGCATCTTATAACTCTAGGATAATAACTAGAAGAATTTAGTCTCTTGAAATACTCAATTTTGCCTTTAGAAAGAgtttattctcattttttttagtctGTTTAcattatttgatattattttcAGGAAGACCCAGCAACATGGAAGTGGGTAAAGCACTTGCAGGAGAATGTTGAAAAGAACCAGGAACCTTTAGTAGAAGGTGGAGGAGAAAACAATGATATTATGGAGTCGTCAACATCTGGACAATGATATGTCGTATTGCATTTGTTGAGCTTGCTACACTAGTACTTTATGGACCACTTATCTTTCTACTTGAAAATTTGAGACAAGTCGATAATTGcctatattattatatattaaactataataattacttttaatttaaatatattgcttGGTTGTGCTAATAAATGTGTATGAATACTCAATTATGTAgttcttttctcttttaatgAATGTTCAAGTTGATTGTAAtataataaaactttttttttcttcaaagtgAGAGTGGTTATTCTTACATATACTCTCAATGAGCTTAAATGGTAGATATATAAAGACAtgacttatatatttaatattttaagattttaGATGGCTCCGTCTTTTGTGGTTGCCGCTCTCCCAGAtctccaacaaaaataaattgtagtttttttactattatattaaaatttatgtgTCATCTCTCGGAAAATGTTATTGGATAGACTTTCCACTAGGGTGGGTGAGGGAAAGAATTTCCCTCCATAGGAAAGCTGATTTTAACCATCAAATTTAATAAAGAACAATCTTTTACAATGTTCTCCACACACTAGGTTTTATTCTCTTTGTCTTCAACCTTACTAACATCAACTCCATCCCCATGAGACACTGGTAAACCTGTCACCAACACCGATTTTAATATTCACTTTAAAAACTACTCTCATATTTTTCTTATCTCTTTCAAtagtttttatttcaatatacaATGTCAAATGAGTCATTATTTTTCTTGAACATTGGTTTTCATTTGTGTCCATGGATGAAACTCATAATTTACAATTTACAAGTTCTTCACCGACGAATCCAATTGTTTCAGCCCAACTGTTTTATTATTGAACGAATCTGAGgaaataattttcatttgtgTTAACTGTGAAcaaatccaaaatcaaaaccCCAATTGTTTTATTGAACGCTCTCGTCGAATTTAGGTCGGGATGACATGAATCTGGGTCAGGTCGGTCGAAATCTGACGTGGGTTTGCGTTGGAGAGTTGATTTATGGTGATGGAAAGAAGAAAGTGAGTATGACAAAGGTTGAGATGTGAAGATGTTGTGAATCTGAGACTGGATTTTGAGTCGGAATCATGTTTTTCGCCGCCGGGATGTCGCCGGTGAAGTTCTTGCCGCAGAGATTGAGATGGGTCAGTGTTTTGAGGTCGTTAAGATTTGGCCGGTGAAGTAGTTCTAGAAGAGATCGAGGCACCTGAGGTTGGTACAGCCACGTCGGACACTTGATGGTGATGGAAAATCTGGGTTGGTATTTAAAGACAAGCCATGATAAAATCAGTGCTCCACTTTAATCTAATGGTAAACAAACAACTTTCCTATGATGGGAAAATCTTTCCctcacccaccctaaatgccaccttcCACTAGAGTCAATCTTTTTCTTATGAAGGTCATTGTTGAATCTTCAGTCACATCATGGGCCATGTGTGGGACACATGTGAATCAACTTTCCACTTGTTCTTCTTTCTGAAAATGGttccttcaaagaaaaataaccaTACATCATGTACCTATTATGGGTCAAACTATCCCTGAAAGCAAGGACCTGGTTCTTGCCAACCCCACCTAGGAGTGTTCACTTTACTTATTTTGAAagttttcaaatttcttttcaattacGCTGCTTATCAGATGTGGACTACAAAACTACCCCTTAAGTATTGacttttttgcagttttggcctccCAGGCCAATTTTGACAAAGTCAATGCACACATGGACGCCACgtgtgtatttattttattactttttaattaaaaaaattatatatatttttattttttaataattaaaaaataaataaatacatacgTGGCGTCCACGTCAgctttgacttggtcaaaattgacatgggggccaaaactgcaaaaaagtcaatacttagggggcggttttgtagtttatttagttagggggccaaaatcgcaacttcttgaaacatagggggccaaaaatCTTCACATGTTTTGTTCTTTGTGGGCTTATTATCTTCATTGTATGCAATTTATGCATGGCTAGGGATTGTGTTGGTTATATTGAATAACTTGTCTTTTATTTTCTCGATGCTTAGTGGAACAGGTGGATGACGTTGAATCAAGGATATCAATCATTTTACATCTTGTAGAAAGTCTTAGATGAGCACAACCCCAGATCAAAATGATTTGGGCACACTCACAAAAcatagaaaaatttaaatgaaaataaaattaaatgatattaattgatgtgactgatttatttttgttttcatttatatGAATGTGTCTAAATCTTTTTGATTTGAGACTATGACAATATTAGAGCAATTTGAAAACTCTGAAATGACTGACTGCATCTTTTTCTATAAAACTCCAAATAGTGTGGAGATGGTGAAGTATAGTAAGATGTAAATTTGTAAGTGATTTTGGACCAATCCAAGTCTCATCAGATGCCAATGCCTCTACTctataatttgaagaaaacttAAAATTGGGAAACCAAAAtgctaaaattttataataaaggcttaaaactttattattattattttctttagatcaaatttatatttaaataaaaaaatagaagtagAATTGCAAATATGCACGGAGGAATTATGCTTCGTATATACAACAACCTGCGGGTGCGGCGTGTGTGCACGATCAATTTTGGACACACAAGTACAAGTACGAGGAGAAGTGAAAGtgtaaccaacaacaacaagccAAGAGTGAAAGACCCTGACATCCTTAAATGGAACAAAGCCATTTCTACTCATATGCGCAATGGCCACTGCGACTCTGCTCTCCATGTCTTCAACACCATGCCTCGCCGAAGCTCCGTTTCCTACAATGCCATGATATCTGGTTACTTGAGAAACTCCAAGTTCAATCTTGCAAGGAACCTGTTTGATCAAATGCCTGAAAGAGACTTGTTTTCTTGGAATGTAATGCTTACTGGCTATGTCAGGAACTGCAGGTTAGGCGACGCTCGTAGATTGTTTGATTTAATGCCTGAGAAAGATGTTGTTTCTTGGAATTCTTTGTTGTCAGGGTATGCCCAGAATGGCTATGTTGATGAGGCAAGGGAGGTTTTTGATAATATGCCTGAAAAGAATTCCATCTCTTGGAATGGCCTTCTTGCCGCCTATGTTCACAATGGGAGAATTGAAGAGGCTTGTCTCTTGTTTGAGTCTAAATCGGATTGGGACTTGATTTCATGGAACTGTTTGATGGGTGGGTTTGTAAGGAAAAAGAAGTTAGGTGATGCTAGGTGGCTTTTTGATAAAATGCCTGTTAGGGATGCAATCTCGTGGAACACTATGATTTCAGGTTATGCTCAGGGTGGAGGTTTGTCACAGGCGAGGAGATTGTTTGACGAGTCTCCAACACGGGACGTGTTCACATGGACAGCTATGGTGTCTGGATATGTGCAGAATGGAATGCTGGATGAAGCTAAAACTTTTTTTGACGAAATGCctgagaaaaatgaagtttcATACAATGCAATGATTGCGGGTTATGTGCAAACTAAGAAAATGGACATCGCAAGGGAGTTGTTTGAGTCTATGCCCTGTCGGAATATAAGTTCATGGAATACCATGATTACAGGCTATGGTCAGATTGGAGACATTGCTCAGGCTAGAAAATTCTTTGATATGATGCCACAGCGTGACTGTGTATCTTGGGCGGCTATTATTGCTGGTTATGCTCAGAGCGGTCACTATGAAGAAGCTCTGAACATGTTTGTAGAGATAAAACAAGACGGAGAAAGTTTAAATAGGGCTACTTTTGGTTGTGCTTTGAGCACATGTGCTGATATTGCTGCTTTGGAGTTGGGGAAACAAATTCATGGGCAGGCGGTGAAGATGGGATATGGGACTGGGTGTTTCGTGGGGAATGCGCTTCTTGCAATGTATTTTAAATGTGGCAGCATAGACGAAGCTAATGACACGTTTGAAGGAATAGAGGAGAAAGATGTCGTCTCTTGGAACACTATGTTAGCTGGCTATGCCAGGCATGGATTTGGCAGACAGGCTTTAACGGTATTTGAGTCTATGAAGACAGCAGGTGTTAAGCCTGATGAGATTACCATGGTATATGTTTTATACATTTCATATGCGGTTAGGTTTTTATTCAGAGCTTATATTTAGCATGACTTTCTACTCCTTTATCCAAGATGTGTGGAAGTGTGAATCACTGATACTTCATATTTTACAaagtatatttaatttatacatATCCCCGGTCTACAAATTAATCCTTTGATCGAATTGTTCATGATCAATATGACCAAATCATCTCATACGGAGATACCTGGTTGCTGTTACGAACTTACGGTGCATTGGCACAATTTGGAGCCTCTGAACTCAGTCtgaatataatttatatgaacGTAATAAACCTTAAATGTTTCCTGTTATCTTAGTTATTTTCATCATGCTACTTTAATTTTTGTCTGACCCCTGTTTCTTTGACTGTCTTTCTTTGTCAATATCATCGAAATGGATAAGCAACTCCTATTTGAATTGAAACGCTACACGTGAAAAATGTAGACAAGAAATCTACTTCGTTGGTATCAATTATCTCACTAGTGTTTTAAAACCGCTTTGTTTTAGTTGAATTATATGTCGTCAAATAGTTGGTCCCTGCTCTGATAATAGTTTTACTTTGTTTCCctcttctctttgttttcttcatttttacaGTAGTTATATTATAAGCTTTAGTAAAGTTCTTTCAATGATTAAATTGAGCCAATAGTTGTTTAGAAGCTTTCCTCCTTGTCTTGTTTCGAAATCTGATAATAATGATCAAGCACTGATAAATGAACCAGAGGTGCAGTTAAGATTGTTTTACAAGCAATTGAGTAGCATGCATTTTGACCCTTTCATACATGTAATATTACACTAtgcttattaatatttttataatgtttcaGGTTGGCGTTCTTTCTGCTTGTAGTCATACTGGCTTGCTAGACAGGGGAACTGAATACTTCTATTCAATGACTAAAGATTATGGTGTAATACCAACTTCAAAACATTATACTTGCATGATTGATCTTCTTGGCAGAGCTGGCCGATTGGAAGAAGCACAGGACTTAATAAGAAACATGCCTTTTCAGCCTGGTGCTGCTTCATGGGGAGCTCTACTTGGTGCAAGCCGGATTCATGGCAATACTGAACTGGGCGAGAAGGCTGCTGAGATGGTTTTTAAGATGGAACCTCAGAACTCGGGAATGTACGTCCTTCTTTCAAATCTATATGCAGCCTCGGGCAGATGGGTTGATGCTGATAAGATGAGATCAAAGATGAGGGATATTGGTGTACAGAAAGTACCTGGCTATAGTTGGGTTGAGGTACAAAACAAGATTCATACGTTCTCAGTTGGGGATTGTTCCCATCcagagaaagagagaatatATGCCTACTTAGAAGAACTAGATCTCAAAATGAGGGAGGAGGGATATGTTTCTTTAACAAAATTAGTTCTGCATGACgtggaagaggaagagaaggaACATATGCTCAAGTATCACAGTGAAAAATTAGCTGTAGCTTTCGGAATTCTGACCATACCAGGTGGCAGACCAATCCGTGTCATGAAAAACTTGCGCGTGTGTGAAGACTGTCATAGTGCCATCAAGCACATATCCAAGATTGTTGGAAGGTTGATAATATTAAGGGATTCTCACCGTTTTCACCACTTCAACGAGGGCTTTTGTTCTTGTGGGGATTATTGGTAAAACGGGGAGATCAAGGATATggtaaaaattaaaactttatgGCCCTATTGTATTGCCATCAAAGAAGTGCTGACAGCAGTGAGAAGCCCAGTTATATCCCGACCGTTTGGTAATGAAATTATTGTTTATGCGAATGAGCTGAATGGAATATCTGAGCTACCAACTCAGACTACATCATACTGACCAAGAGGAGGTATCATTTGATGAATGTTTGAATTCGATATATCTTTGAATAATTATATCAGAGAACGCAAATCACTGTAATTTAAAAGATAGCTAGAAATGCATAGAGAGATGCTCTTCGTAAATTATTGGCAACTTATGAAAGCACTTGGTACAGAAGATAGGAAATAGGAAACTGGGTGCAACAGCAACTTCTGACAAACTTAGGATGCTGCTCACTAATTGCACACATCCCTTAAATATTATgaaatgtttcatttttttactttttatgtatTAGGGTTCATTGTGATAATCCTGTTTTGTATATTACCCAAACAAAAAATACTCAGTCTGAAACAATACTCACCGATTGCACCCCTTACAATATTAtgaaatgcttaattttttttaccttttaccTTGTCATAAGATGCCCTATTCTAAGTAGCTCAATCCATGTCTCCCACCACAGTAATATTAGTATAGTGTGATGAATAAACAATTAAGTGTAGAGTGTATCATCAGGAAGACGTTCTGTTCTGACCAACGAGTAACTGTAGGGATCTTGTTGTAGTGTTACACATGGTTCTTATTAGTGATTTTGCCAATACGAAAAATGTACATGGTAGAAGGTGAATAACAtctgttttgtttatttatcaattatcaATGAGAAGGAAATGTTGTCACAGTCCGTCCTTGTTTCGTAATATATCAGTAGTATACATTGCGTTTCGGCGCACACAAAAACACCTCCTAATTACAAAACCTACAGCAGTATTGCAAATTGACAATCTGTGACAAGGAGTCCACAAGTTAGCTTCTAGCACAAAAAACTGGAAGGATTTTTATCCAATGCTTGCAAATTATAATAAACCTAGAATTAAGCAGCAGCAATGTTATCTGTCAAGTCATCTACTACGTTGTCATTGACCTCCATAATTGGTTCATGCTAATACAAGAAGTAATACATTCAAGACAAACTAGACAGCAAGCATTTCATCGAGTAGAAATTTGAATGTACACACCGGAGATTATTTTAAGATAAATGTCTATTGTGCACAGTTACACAAATAAAAGAACCTGACAAGTTCAAAACAATATTAAAGCatctttcatattttaataaagttattattttttttgtatgataTAAAGTGCTAATTTTAAAGGTTCCATTGTCTGTATACACAAATTCTAGATAGCAAATGTGTAAGAGGGGTCTTATTGGACAGAACCTATGAAGCACTAATATTTGCATTGTCTTCACCTATTCTATTGTATGAAACAAATATTCTTATCTGTTAACTACCTGAGATGTTTAATTCTGGTATGGCTAGGACATTTAGTGATGCAATTTTAGATATTTCAATACAGCTTGGACCCTTTGATTTGAACAAGCAGCTCTTTAACTCCTCTGGCTCTGGCTCACGGccaatatcaacaaaaaaaattatattttcgaTCCTAAGTCCATTTCAACACACAGTTCTCTTCTCTGCCTGAGGCTATTTCTACGCTACGCATTACTTATTTCATCTTCAGGTCGTTGCCTATTAGCTTAAAAATTTGCTGcatatttttcatctttcagAAATATGATTGCTGCGTAAttgtaattatatttattttagttagaTTTTTACTCCAAAGTTCAAACACATAGCACCCAACCAAAAGTATTGGTTTCGGATAGCAATTTCTAAGTACATtctttattttaagtttatcgTATAGAATTGCAATTGTATATatgttttataaatttataaatatccTAGATGTATCCtatcttatattttgaaaaatgatcATCATTATATTATATTCATATCCTATATAGGTTTCAGGTTGCAGTTCTTTCTGCTTGTAGTCATATATACCGGTTTGCTAGACACAGGAGCCGAATACTTCTATCCAATGAATGAAGAATACAGTGTAACACCAACTTCAAAACATT from Medicago truncatula cultivar Jemalong A17 chromosome 8, MtrunA17r5.0-ANR, whole genome shotgun sequence includes the following:
- the LOC120577732 gene encoding CCR4-NOT transcription complex subunit 9-like, with the translated sequence MMFESLDKQPTPRLLKFIIPCYARLSDGRRRAGIALANSLPSVFRDTIFLNHLREDPATWKWVKHLQENVEKNQEPLVEGGGENNDIMESSTSGQ
- the LOC11406572 gene encoding pentatricopeptide repeat-containing protein At4g02750, whose translation is MHGGIMLRIYNNLRVRRVCTINFGHTSTSTRRSESVTNNNKPRVKDPDILKWNKAISTHMRNGHCDSALHVFNTMPRRSSVSYNAMISGYLRNSKFNLARNLFDQMPERDLFSWNVMLTGYVRNCRLGDARRLFDLMPEKDVVSWNSLLSGYAQNGYVDEAREVFDNMPEKNSISWNGLLAAYVHNGRIEEACLLFESKSDWDLISWNCLMGGFVRKKKLGDARWLFDKMPVRDAISWNTMISGYAQGGGLSQARRLFDESPTRDVFTWTAMVSGYVQNGMLDEAKTFFDEMPEKNEVSYNAMIAGYVQTKKMDIARELFESMPCRNISSWNTMITGYGQIGDIAQARKFFDMMPQRDCVSWAAIIAGYAQSGHYEEALNMFVEIKQDGESLNRATFGCALSTCADIAALELGKQIHGQAVKMGYGTGCFVGNALLAMYFKCGSIDEANDTFEGIEEKDVVSWNTMLAGYARHGFGRQALTVFESMKTAGVKPDEITMVGVLSACSHTGLLDRGTEYFYSMTKDYGVIPTSKHYTCMIDLLGRAGRLEEAQDLIRNMPFQPGAASWGALLGASRIHGNTELGEKAAEMVFKMEPQNSGMYVLLSNLYAASGRWVDADKMRSKMRDIGVQKVPGYSWVEVQNKIHTFSVGDCSHPEKERIYAYLEELDLKMREEGYVSLTKLVLHDVEEEEKEHMLKYHSEKLAVAFGILTIPGGRPIRVMKNLRVCEDCHSAIKHISKIVGRLIILRDSHRFHHFNEGFCSCGDYW